TCAGTCAGGCGAAGCGGGGATCCAGCGCGTTGTGCGCCAGGCAAACAAATTGCGCGTTGTTTTAGCCAGTGATGAAGAGCTGATGGCCCATGAATCGCGCCTCGATTTAGTACAGAAAAAGGGCGGAAGTTGCCTCTGGCGCGGCTAAATTCATTTATTAACCGTGAAAAATCAGCCCGTGGGCGATTTTTGCAGCAAACGATTCAAAACAAGAGAAAAAGCGTTGACGGCACCAGGCGCAATACGTAATATGCGCCTCGTTCCCTAACAGGAACACAACGCGGAGCGGTAGTTCAGTCGGTTAGAATACCTGCCTGTCACGCAGGGGGTCGCGGGTTCGAGTCCCGTCCGTTCCGCCACTATTCAGAAGGCCTGAATCAGCAATGATTCAGGCCTTCGTCGTTTCTACTCCTTCACCACCGCGCGCTGCGCGATAAATCCGCTCTCCACGCCCGCGCGCTCATGACGCGCCAGCCAGCAGTAGCAACCTGCACCGAGAAAGACGCCGATAAACCAGCTGAAGTTTGCCACTTCATGCAGCGCCGGAATAAAGCTGATCACCAGGCCTACCATCACCGACGGCAGCAGCGCGGCAATCGCTTTGGGGTTAAAGCCGTTTTTGTACCAGTAACGCCCGTTCGGGGAGACCGTAAAGAGATCGTCGACAAACACCTGGCCGCGTTTAATCAGGTAGAAGTCCGCCAGCAGAATGCCGAACAGCGGGCCGATACAGGCACCGAGCACATCCAGCGTGTAGTGGATTAACTCCGGCGACTGGAACAGATTCCACGGCGTCAGCAGCACCGAGCCGACCGCCGCAATCATTCCCCCGGTACGGAAGCTGATCTTCTGCGGCGCGCAGTTAGAAAAATCAAACGCCGGTGAGACGAAGTTCGCCACGATATTAATGCCGATAGTCGCAGTAATCATGGTCAGCAGGCCAATCGCCATCGCCAGATCGCTGCCCACGTGGCTGACGGTTTCAATCGGGTCGGTGATCATTTTGCCAAACAGCGATTGCGTTCCCGAGACAATCACCACCGTCACAATCGAGAAGAGCAGGAAGTTAAAGGGCAGTCCCCAGCGGTTGCCGCGGCGGATCGCCTGCATGCTTTTGCCGTAGCGGGAGAAGTCACCAAAGTTGAGCAGCGGGCCGGAGAAGTAGGAGACCACCAGCGCCGTGGCGGTGATCATCTGCCACGCTTGCTCACCCGGCGTCAGCGCCTTGCTGGCAAGGGTAAAGGAGATGCCGTCAAACCCGGTCTGGTAGAGGATCCAGCCCGCCAGCGCCATCATCACTACATACACCGCCGGTCCGGCGACATCAATAAAGCGTTTGATCGCGTTCATTCCGTGCCAGAACACCAGTGCCTGCAGCGCCCACATAATGCCGAAGCAGATCCAGCCCAGCGCCGACAGCCCCAGAAAGTGGCTGCTTGTCAGCGCGCCCAGCGAAGGCCAGAATTTCAGCGCCACCAGCATCAGGGCGTTGGCGGCGAGATAGGTTTGAATCCCGTACCAGGCGAAGGCGATAAGTCCGCGGATCACCGCCGGAATATTGGCGCCGAATACGCCAAATGCCTGACGGCAAATCACCGCATAGGGCACGCCGGTCATCTGGCTCGGCTTCGCCACCAGGTTTGCACAGAGCTGCACAATACAGATCCCCACCAACAGGCAGAGCAGCACCTGCCAGCTGGCGAGCCCTAAGGCAAAGAAGCTGGCGGCAACCACATAGCCGCCCATGCTGTGCACATCGGACATCCAGAACGAGAAGATGTTGTACCAGGTCCAGTTCTGCTGGCGAGTCGGCGCAAGGTCCTCATTGGTCAATCTTGGGCTATAACGAGCATCGTACTGCGGTTCAGGGTTTGGCATGGAATCTGCTCCTTTAAATAGCGATAGCGTTCATAGGTCTGCTATCGGCTATTGCATTAACCAGGCCAGGTTTGGATTTTTTGTATACAAGACAGATAAAAACCGTATACAAAAAAGGCAATGCTGCGTCACACAGGAATCAGGTTATGAATCATTACACCGGGCTACAGGCGCCTGCGGATCGGGAAGAGAGAGAGCATTTCATCTGGCAATCGCTGTTAACGGCCATTGTTGAGCACCAGTTGCCGCCGGGCAGTAAGTTGCCTGAAGAGGCGCTGGCGGAAGTATTTGGCGTTAGCCGCACTGGCATTCGTAAAGTGCTCACACGCCTTGCAACGGTGCAAATGATCACCATCGCGCCCAGGCGCGGTGCATTTGT
This Kosakonia cowanii JCM 10956 = DSM 18146 DNA region includes the following protein-coding sequences:
- a CDS encoding NCS1 family nucleobase:cation symporter-1, whose translation is MPNPEPQYDARYSPRLTNEDLAPTRQQNWTWYNIFSFWMSDVHSMGGYVVAASFFALGLASWQVLLCLLVGICIVQLCANLVAKPSQMTGVPYAVICRQAFGVFGANIPAVIRGLIAFAWYGIQTYLAANALMLVALKFWPSLGALTSSHFLGLSALGWICFGIMWALQALVFWHGMNAIKRFIDVAGPAVYVVMMALAGWILYQTGFDGISFTLASKALTPGEQAWQMITATALVVSYFSGPLLNFGDFSRYGKSMQAIRRGNRWGLPFNFLLFSIVTVVIVSGTQSLFGKMITDPIETVSHVGSDLAMAIGLLTMITATIGINIVANFVSPAFDFSNCAPQKISFRTGGMIAAVGSVLLTPWNLFQSPELIHYTLDVLGACIGPLFGILLADFYLIKRGQVFVDDLFTVSPNGRYWYKNGFNPKAIAALLPSVMVGLVISFIPALHEVANFSWFIGVFLGAGCYCWLARHERAGVESGFIAQRAVVKE